In the Calderihabitans maritimus genome, GGAAAATATTGGTCTTTGCCGTGTAGTAGTAGCTTCGGTAGCGGCTCGGAAAGACCTTACTTTGAATGAACTGGAAGAGATAAAGGTTGCCGTGTCGGAGGCAGTATCTAACGCTATAATTCACGGGTACGATAACAACCCAGACGGGATAATTTTTTTGGAAGTCAAAAGGTTTGAAAAAGGTTTAGAAATTCTGGTTGAGGATAAAGGCAAAGGTATTGAAGATGTAGAGAAGGCTATAGAACCGGCTTATTCCAGCAATCCGGAGCGTATCGGACTGGGGTTTGTTTTTATGAAGTCCTTCATGGACCGGGTAGAGGTGGATTCTAGGGTGGGCGAGGGAACTCGCGTGCGTTTGGTCAAAAAGTGGCCGGCAAATGGAGAAGAAGGCTAAAAAGAGGATTAAGTGGGGATACTATGGTGGCACGTCTGTCGGAAATGAACATCCCGCGATTCCCGCTGCTTTCCGATGAAGAAATGGAAGAGCTGCTAAAAAAGGCCAAAGCGGGAGATCAGAAAGCCCGGGAAAAGTTAATCAACTGTAATTTAAAACTGGTATTTAATTTGGTGCAGCGATTCGAAAACAGGGGATACGAGCTGGAAGACTTGTTTCAGGT is a window encoding:
- the spoIIAB gene encoding anti-sigma F factor — its product is MSTDNLGKLENRVQLKLLSVPENIGLCRVVVASVAARKDLTLNELEEIKVAVSEAVSNAIIHGYDNNPDGIIFLEVKRFEKGLEILVEDKGKGIEDVEKAIEPAYSSNPERIGLGFVFMKSFMDRVEVDSRVGEGTRVRLVKKWPANGEEG